In Solanum lycopersicum chromosome 3, SLM_r2.1, the genomic stretch TCTTAGCTTGGTATGCTACTCTTTTAaaagttttgcattttttttcaattagaaagaaaggaaaagagAATGGAAAAGATTctgaaaaatactttaattttgatcgaaattactgatatcaaattttatggaGATTTTTTTACCTCTGAAttttttaatagtgtattttttacCTATTAACTATTTACTAGTGTATTTCAAAGGTATATATGTGCATGAGCGGAcaaattactatttataattgtacaatattttttatgttcacgtgaatacatatattatatatttctttaaaatacaatattaaatagTGCAGGCGGTAAAAGGtacttttcaaaatttgtattGTAACAATAATTTCGATCAAAATTCTGATATATTTCACACTACTTCCCTAAAAAGAAATATCCttttaacacattttacatattcTTTAAAACAAGAAGCAAAAAATCATTTGTATTAGCTTTAACATTGTAttctaaaatgaaaatgaacGATTTCTGGTTTAACTTTATACTTTATCCGTCTTAATTTATGTTTCTCCTTTcgaattttgagatttaaacaagtatattttttatcgtaattttttttatatatcttttaaatattttgaattatcaattattgtgacttataatactttttacatactttttaagtatatatgaatttaattctagaaaagataaattttttcatgTCCGAATTCATGGTCAAACATAAATagttcataaaatattaatatattatgtatatagaataattaaaaaatgtatataatttgttgattaAGCTCGACTtgattatttcttttgaattttcgaacaaatcaaaataaaaaatataagaattatcaaattttcaaaaatgtaaaatcaaactaaattaaaaaaaatgcagcGTCAATCTTCCTATCCTCtaattcttaaattattatgttcAGATGGAGTAGGTGAACAATCAATTAAGCAAGCTTTAAGTATAATCTAAATAAATCTGCCCATGTGCGACAAAATAAATCTGTCATCCGTTTAAATCTGGTTtcaaattatgttaattataagTGGATTAATTCATATTTACCTCAAAAtcaatagatttttttaatcaatccttttattttaagaataagAATGGGTAATAATATTTACGTCTGTGGACAACTAAacctatatttaatatttactcaAACAGTAGTAACTATTACTATTACCGTCCCGTTGATATTTGtcagaaaatataattaacttccgttaaaaaaaataaaatgatttcgtttcttttttagtctgtttaaaaaaaattgatgcttattcatattttcaatattttaacttAAACTTTCCATATGACATTGGAGATTAAAATACATTTTggtatatttaatataattttgatttagaatcataaaattaatttttttttctttatcaaattttggtcaTTCTATACAAAAATATGTTCTCTCTAATAATTTAATAGTTTAAGCTTACTAATGAGATGATTATACCATCGTAGTGTCAAGCAAATTTTGAGATTCAGTCTCACCGCTATTCATatcaaaaaagaattttcacGTCCGATCGCtaatgcaaaagaaaaaaaaatgaaaggagGGGGCCTATTGACTTTTTCGTACAGCAAGCTGTAATGACGCGGCCCCAATGTTGGGTTTATAATGGAGTGTGCTATCACTCTGAGTTTGAAGATCAAAGAGAAAATGACGAGTCTCCACTTCCTCACTGCTGTTGCTTTCACTTTCTTCCTTACAGCTCATATTGCTGCAGCTGGTTCATCTGTAACTCCCTACCTCTTCATTTCATCTAACTAATTTAATGCTTTTCAATCTCAATTCACTACTCATCTTTCTATTCCACCTGATCCAACTTTTAGATCGATCgagtttcattttattttatttgatcctAATTATTACTCTTGTTGTAGCTTATTTGCCTTTCACATTGATTTATTGATACTATTGATTCATCATCCATGTTCCATTCCTCGATCTGTTTATTTTTTGCTTGCATTTTTAGATCATAGCGAGATCTGCATCTGTACTATCAATGCAAATATGCAGTATTTGGATTTGAGACACACTGATTAACAATGTTTTGGTGCTTGCAGGAAGAGTGTGTGTATACTCTGTATGTTCGAACTGGTTCAATCATAAAGGGTGGAACTGACTCCAAAATCAGCGTTACACTAGGCGATGCTTCTGGAAAATCAGTATGGATTCCAGATCTTGAAAAGTGGGGTTTAATGGGTCCAAATTACGATTACTACGAAAGAGGTAATGTGGATATCTTCACTGGTAGAGGCAAATGTATTAGCACACCAATTTGCAGACTTAATGTTACTTCTGATGGATCTGGAGATCACCATGGATGGTTCTTGGATTATGTTGAGACAACTTTCACTGGTCCTCATATGCAGTGTAGTCAGAGCATATTCTATGTGGATCAATGGTTGGCTTCTGATGCACCTCCTTATGAGTTATCTGTTTCTCTTGATGGCTGTAAAAAGAAGATTGGGAATCACGGTAGGCGTTTTGTTGTGGGTAAACCTATAAGGTCTGCTTCAGAATAGTTTGGGTTGTTGTGAATTCATTATGGAAAGGTCAAATGAGAGCTTCATGTGTGTTTTTGAGTGATAATACTGTGTTTTCTTTCCAGCTttgttgaaataaattttgttcTGGTGCGTTTTTGTTCTCTTTAGTGCTGCGATAAGGTGTATAGTAACCCAATAATTTGTTTATGTGAATTGGTATACTATTAGTATCACATAGATTTCTCTTAGTTTCTTGATTAACCAAATGCTTTATTATGTTTATAGGCATGTTGTAACTAACCAGATTGATGGAGTGTGTTTCTTCATGTCCTCTATCTATCGTTAGTGTTCATAATTTACTTCTAGTTTTACTCATAAATCAATATGGACCAAGATTACAATAGGAAATGTACATCTACAATGTTTGTTTGAAGTGTTAATGAATTCAATTTACCATCCTTTATCCATAACTTTGCCATGGTTTCATAATTGCGTCGTATTCTCCAACTTATGGTAACCAAGGAATGGACGTGTGTGGttgaatcgatatcaaatataAGATTGTTGTTGCAAGAATTAGAATCAACCTATGTTgtgcggaattcgagataatgcgagaaaatataaacgcaaaagaacaagacaacagatttacgtggttcaccaataaattggctacgtccacgggaagagggggaacagttttattatggagaggcaaaaacagaatgacagaatagggtttgtcatagtgtctatatatagtgctaagctacgccctaacaggcttgggcccaaaatacataattgacagataattaagggcccaattcaaggcattcaacaaatctccaccttgacttgaattctccaaacagattcttcagacgcactatgatagtgccaggcctccccctcttcctcagaattgccccgcagggcaattaacagcttctgatgttgagcaagtccaaacagtgttgaaacttgctctgtggaaccggctttatgaacatatcagcaggattatcagcagttcctactttcttcaccttgattctcttctcacttctcagaaaatgatacctcacgtcaatatgcttggttctctcatgattgacttgatccttggctagacaaattgcgctcaaactgtcacaatacaccgtagcctgatcatgatgcagaccaagatcactaaccagccctttcagctaaatcccttcttttgcagcctctgtcaaggccatgtactccgcttccgttgTAGACAAAGTCattgtaggttgcaaagttgccttccaactgacgacagatcctccaagggtaaacacatagacagtcatcgatcttcttg encodes the following:
- the LOC101263984 gene encoding PLAT domain-containing protein 3; the protein is MECAITLSLKIKEKMTSLHFLTAVAFTFFLTAHIAAAGSSEECVYTLYVRTGSIIKGGTDSKISVTLGDASGKSVWIPDLEKWGLMGPNYDYYERGNVDIFTGRGKCISTPICRLNVTSDGSGDHHGWFLDYVETTFTGPHMQCSQSIFYVDQWLASDAPPYELSVSLDGCKKKIGNHGRRFVVGKPIRSASE